A part of Camelus bactrianus isolate YW-2024 breed Bactrian camel chromosome 7, ASM4877302v1, whole genome shotgun sequence genomic DNA contains:
- the LOC105063002 gene encoding serine protease 1, whose product MKTFIFLALLGAAVAVPIDDDDKIVGGYTCAENSVPYQVSLNSGYHFCGGSLINSQWVVSAAHCYKSSIQVRLGEYNINVVEGNEQFISASKIIRHPSYNSNTLDNDIMLIKLKTAATLNSRVASISLPTSCASAGTKCLISGWGNTKSSGSSTPDLLQCLNAPILSNSACSSAYPGQITSNMICVGFLEGGKDSCQGDSGGPVVCNGKLQGIVSWGYGCAVKGKPGVYTKVCNYVSWIRQTISSY is encoded by the exons ATGAAGACCTTCATCTTTCTTGCTCTCCTGGGAGCCGCTG TTGCTGTCCCCATTGACGACGATGACAAGATCGTCGGGGGCTACACCTGTGCGGAGAATTCCGTCCCCTACCAGGTGTCCCTGAACTCCGGCTACCACTTCTGCGGGGGCTCCCTCATCAACAGCCAGTGGGTGGTGTCCGCTGCTCACTGCTACAAGTC CTCCATACAGGTGCGTCTGGGAGAATACAACATTAACGTCGTGGAGGGCAATGAGCAATTCATTAGTGCGTCCAAGATCATCAGACACCCCAGTTACAACTCAAATACCCTGGACAACGACATCATGCTGATTAAACTGAAGACTGCTGCCACTCTCAACTCTCGAGTAGCCAGTATCTCTCTACCAACGTCTTGTGCATCTGCTGGGACCAAGTGTCTCATCTCTGGCTGGGGCAACACCAAAAGCAGTGGCT CCAGCACCCCTGACCTGCTGCAGTGTCTGAACGCTCCCATCCTGTCAAACAGCGCCTGCAGCAGCGCCTACCCAGGCCAGATCACCAGCAACATGATCTGCGTGGGCTtcctggagggtgggaaggactCCTGCCAG GGTGACTCTGGCGGCCCTGTGGTCTGCAATGGAAAGCTCCAGGGTATTGTGTCCTGGGGCTACGGCTGCGCTGTGAAAGGCAAGCCTGGTGTCTACACCAAGGTCTGCAACTACGTGAGCTGGATTCGGCAGACCATCTCTTCCTACTAA